tattatccatccatccattatctatacccactaaTCCTGGGCGGGGTCGCGGTGGGTGCTGACTCTAACACCTAACACTCTGTACCCCACCAACACTGTGGAACCCCAACACTGTAGAATATTATcgatccatccattatctgtactgGCTTATTTGTAtgattgtacatgtgtgtacgtgtgtgtgtacgtgtgtgtgtgcttgtgcatatgtgtgtacgtgtgagcgtgtgtttgtgcatatgtgtgtgtgtttgtgtgagtgcttCTGCATgtgtaggtatgagtgtgtgtttgtgtctgtgcgtttgtgtgagcatgagagGGAGAAATTGAGGGAAGTGTCTTTTGGGGATTAGTTTCTCGGaaagtcctgtttttttttttacggctgaTCATCCCAGAACATAAtctcattgttttgtttgagtACATTCATTTAACGaacactcttatccacagtgacttatTATGCGTTTACTGCTTACCAGGATGGCGactgaatgtatgtgtgtgtgtgtgtgtgtgtgtgtgtgaacacgtCACCATTCTGCAAGTGTGCGTGTCATAGGtgcgcttgtttttttttttgttttaaatctggATGATGATATCGTCCAGAGTAAAGACCTGTAACTGTGAGGCCTGGGTCTTAGGGGGCAAATCCTGTTATCAGTAAGCAGGATGAAGGTTTTAGGGTGCTGCTGTGCGTCGCCGTGTTTGTGTAGGGCCAGATTACTGCCCTGCTCTTCGCTAAAGCCTTCTCAAGCTAAAGCCACTTAAAGCAAGAAGGTTACAGAGAtattcctttcttcctctctccctccctctttccctctctctccccttcaaTCTCCCGATCATTCTGTGCTGTTCATTTATCcgtctctctccatccctccctctctctctctctctctctctctctccttcaatCTCCCGATCATTCTGTGCTGTTCATTTATccgtctctctccatctctccctctctctcgctctctctccttcaatCTCCCGATCATTCTGTGCTGTTcatttatctgtctctctccatctctccctccctctctctctctctctctccttcatctcCGATCATTCTGTGCTGTTCATTTATccgtctctctccatctctcctcctctctctctctctccttcaatCTCCCATCATTTGTGCTGTTcatttatctgtctctctccatctctccctccctctctgtctctctctctctctccttcaatCTCCCGATCATTCTGTGCTGTTCATTTATccgtctctctccatctctccctccctctctctctctccttcaatCTCCCCATCATTCTGTGCTGTTcatttatctgtctctctccatctctcccggGGAACTGGTGGTTTTGGAAAGGCTTGCTGCTCCTCCATCATGTCGTGTCCAGGACAAATAAAATATCCTGCAGGGGTTAAAATATCCAGGGGAAATTTGAGTGTCTCGGGGGGCTGTGTGGagtgagacagagtgtgtgtgtgtgtgtgcgcacgtgcgtgtgtgtgtgtcagggaaTGACCGAAagtatgcgagtgtgtgagcgtgtgagagtgtgagaaagtgtgtgtgtgtgtgtgtgtgagtgcatgttaGTGAGCACGTGCGAGTCAGTtaatgagtgaatgtgtgtgactgtgtgtgtgtgtgtgcgttccgCACAAGTGAGATACCTGGTTCAAAACAtgagtatttaaatattttctaaattaattttttaaaaatgcattttaagtatATCCAAATACACGGAGTCTAGCAAATACTCTTGTGTCTGTATTTGGAGTAAAGTACACTTGACTgataaaatacttttatttgttgGGTTTGTAAAtaactaaaatgcatttcaaatgcctTCATCAAATACTATGCGTATTAATGTAGGCTTTGGGAGCAACCGGAAGCTCATGTAGAAGCTTACAGAAAAATTataggaattaaaaaaaaaataataataattttttaaataataaaccaGTTGAAGACTTAAGCTGTGACTtagagattttattttattattcctgtTTTCCCTTGCTGTGAAGATTTTAGATGTCATTtagaatttattgaacagggAGATCCGCACAAGAATTCCAATGCCCTTGCACACCTGTACCTGAGCAAATGGCAAATGaaagttaaaaagaaagaaattgctTCAGGATTCACCTCCTTCGTATTGGGAACCTAAATtcggtttaaaaaatattacattttcttgaGAGATCGCACTAAAAATGAGGTCCGTCTGTTGATTTTGACTCCACTCCACTGTTCAAATACACGATGGCAGAATAACGCAGAAGACTGAGGTCACACAACCGAAACAGCAGCTCGGATCAGACACGCCGCCATGACGACCAAGGAACCACCCGCAGAACTTTGAGATGACGTTTTCAGGAGATAAAAAGCTGGAGAAGGTTATACAAAGACTGCTAAAGCTTTTGAATCTTCCTAAGAGCACCGTTAAATCCACTGTAACAAAGGGAAAACATTTATGGAGGGTCAGTAGTGAAGGTactgtgtatatttatgtttatatattcagaaagtatacattcttttcacaaaataaaaacgaatATGCTTTACTTTTTATATAATTCTTGcccattaaataattattagatGCTATACGTTTGTATATGTTATATTGGTAAGGTAatcctgtgtttatgtgtggtcaagaaaataaaatgcatgtaagaatttcagacagagagagagagagagaaagagagagaaaaaataaaaatgccagtCTGACAGATACCGTGTTTGGGACCAGAGCcgaacagagaaagagaacaagagGGAACCAGGAGAGGGTGAGCAGTTAGTTCATGGGAAACATATTAGACAGATAACTACCTACTGCCACCTACTGCCCAGGGAGCAGAACGCAACACATTTATATTAGTGATCACCACTGATGTGAGGACTCATCTCCTTCCAGTGAGGAACACCAGCTCACTCAGACCCGGGGGAAACACTTCACGCTTTTATTCAGTAGAGCCATACAAGAAACATTTAAGTGAGCTTCTGCTCAGAGCACGACCAGCTTCTCATTCAGGGAGATCTGTGCCTGCGTGAGGTTGGCCAAATATGTCACCATCAACAGATCCTgggaacgagagagggagagagccattaaccctttaagatgcAAGAGCACAAATATCTGCTTAGAATGTTCGTAACTTGACaatccaatgctgatgtcacaatcactactgctagcgaaagttctagaacaccgacttagaatCTTGGAATAAGACGCGTTCCGAAAACTCACGTTGATGTTGGAGTTGAGCATGGTCTCAAAGTCCTCAGCGGAGATCTTCGGCACCTTGTTCACCAGGTCCGTCAGAAACCGGCCCACGCTGTTGTCTGCCATCACCTTACCAGACTGAGAGACAATACTGCTGTCAccaagacacacatacacacacactcacactcacactcacacacacacacacacacacacacactcacacacatacacacacacacacacactcacacacacacacacacacacactcacacacacacacacacacactcacacacatacacacacacacactcacacacgcatacacacacacacacacacacacacacacacacacactcacacgcatacacacacacacacacatatacacacacacacacacacacacacagtcccgtacTGCTATCcctgtgaggacttcccattgactacattcattctgtaacctctaaccctaaccctaaccctaaccccaaccactacatgcctaaccttaaccctaaccaattaattaattagggttaattgtaaccctaaccctaaccctaagtcctaaccctaaaacagccacTTTACCTTGTGGGAACCAGCAAAAGTTCCCCACAAAGATAAATTTTcttcatctttctatccttgtgaggacatttggttccCAGAAggatagtattacaagttcacacagtctcacacacacgcacacgcacacgcacacgcacacgcacactcaccaGCACGTCCTCGATGTAGGTCAGCACGGTGGCCAGCATGTCCTGCACTCGGGCTGCGGCCGCTCCCACCTGctccaggtcagaggtcaggccGTTGGTCCGATTGGGAGAGGCCCGCGTCCTCTGCAGCAGGTccactggggggagagagggaacgggaggggatgagaggagagagagaggagaggagagaagagagagagagagagagagagcaggtccactgagggaagggagggaacgggaggggatgagaggagaaagagagacagagagagagagagagggtccactggggggagagagggaacaggaggggatgagaggagagagaggggagaggagagagagggagagagcaggtccactgggggaaggggatgagaggaaaaagagaggaaaagagagagagagagagagagaggggaaaggacaGACAGAAGAGCAGTGCAGCAGGTCCActgggggaagagagggaatgggaggggatgagaggagaaagagaggagaggagagagagagagagggtccactgggggaagagagggaacaggaggggatgagaggagaggagagagagacaagagcaGTATTGAACAGTAAcaggcgggtgggagggggagggtacTCACCGCCAATGCGCTCCGTGTCGTAGTAAATGTACTTGACTGTCAGGGGGGTGAACATCACGCCCACCGTCTTCCCGGGCACGCCCATCTGAGCACTGACACAAAAACCACTCTCATCAACCTctttacctgtacaggtaataCAGACACCTCATCTGTACACGTAAGGCAGGCAGatcacctgtacaggtaagGAACAGACAGCTCACCTGTCCAGGTAAAGTAGAGACAGTTTACCTGTCCGGGTAAGGAACAGGCAGCTTACCTGACCAGGTAAGACAGgcagctcacctgtacaggtaagGAACAGACAGCTCACCTGTCCAGGTAAAGTAGAGACAGTTTACCTGTCCGGGTAAGGAACAGGCAGCTTACCTGGACAGGGGCTTGTTTGCTCATGCCGGAGGATTCATTTTACTTAGGGCAGTAAATAAAAATCGTATTCACCAtgacagatgagaaattaaaaatgtgttttaaagacatgcatacacgcaaCGTAATAAAgagcaatcacaaaaaaaccacCCTGCTCTTCTGTAATCACAACaaagggtctgtgtgtgtgtgcccgtgtgtgtgtgtgtgtgtgtgtgtgtgtgtgcccgcatGCGCttgaatgcacacacaagcatgtgcttTTGTGCAAGCGACtgcatgcatgtgggtgtgtgtattcaGTGCTTtcaatgtgatttcagtgctagtttgtacttggcaggattgtttgtttgctgaacaggtcactctacagggttggagtcctgatctatgtggtcacttctggcactacgatctttacttcactctagtgcgTTTCTTTTgtacctctgcaccttgaactaatgcacttgttgtacgtcgctctggataagagcgtctgctaaatgcctgtaatgtgtagcagccgggtgtgtgtgtgtgtgtgtgtgtgtgtgtgtgtgtacgtacgtatGTGGGCGTAAcagaggtgtgcgtgtgtgtgtgtgtgtgtgtgtgtgtgtgtacatacgtgtgtgcgcgtaacagaggtgtgcgtgcgtgtgtgtgtgtgtgtgcgtgcgtacgtatGTGGGCGTAAcagaggtgtgcgtgtgtgtgtgtgtgtgtgtgtgtgtgtgtacatacgtgtgtgggCGTAACAGAGGTGTGCGTGTACACGCGTGCCCGCACCCCAgcagcacacgtgtgtgcaggGGGCGCTCACCTGACGTAGGCGCGGATGTTCATCTTGCCGCTCTGGAGCGCCGTGTCCACCGTCAGGTGAATCGGGTTCTGAGCCTCCCGGCTGTAGTACTCGTGGATCAGCACGGAGTGTTCCGTGATGTCATATCCTGTGGCGTACCTGGGAggaagcaggggggaggggggaacgtGAGGAACAATTTCACACCCGTGCCCACAGCATTCATTGTTCTTTATGTTTTATTACGGTGTAAAAACATTGATGACAATTTTTAATTATCCAGAACCTTCATGATGTCAAAGCACTGTACAGTaaggggaagggtggggggggaggagagacgttccttcagccaatcagaggccttCCAcagcaataatacaaatgaGAGCCTCAGACCCAAACCAGTCAGCTCTCATGACTGATCACAACATAAGGGGGGATAGATGTTGGGGTTTGGTTTCCTTGTCAGAGTGGATTGCTGCATGCTGATGTGCACGGAGTCTTCTGCTCTGacggtgtgtgtatgcactgtcTGCTTAAACTATTACCCTGTCTAAATCAGCCCGACacaagggagggatgggggggcaaACCTACCAGCCGATGATGACCTCACTGGGGGAGACCTTCTTGTGCAGTTCGTACATGTTTTTGGCAAATTCCATGTCCACTGCAACCTACCAACACAGAACTGTTAGACCACATGCAAGCAGCTGCAAAaaacatcactgacacacagcactacagcactatacaacagcactgacacacacacagcagtacagcacaaTACAACAGTACTGACAAACAGCACTATAGCACTACgcaacagcactgacacacagcaccatacaac
This region of Anguilla rostrata isolate EN2019 chromosome 8, ASM1855537v3, whole genome shotgun sequence genomic DNA includes:
- the eif3f gene encoding eukaryotic translation initiation factor 3 subunit F, with amino-acid sequence MSVYGPVVKIHPVVLASIADSYERRNEGASRVIGTLLGTIDKHTVEVTNCFSVPHNESEDEVAVDMEFAKNMYELHKKVSPSEVIIGWYATGYDITEHSVLIHEYYSREAQNPIHLTVDTALQSGKMNIRAYVSAQMGVPGKTVGVMFTPLTVKYIYYDTERIGVDLLQRTRASPNRTNGLTSDLEQVGAAAARVQDMLATVLTYIEDVLSGKVMADNSVGRFLTDLVNKVPKISAEDFETMLNSNINDLLMVTYLANLTQAQISLNEKLVVL